The following coding sequences lie in one Panicum virgatum strain AP13 chromosome 6N, P.virgatum_v5, whole genome shotgun sequence genomic window:
- the LOC120677647 gene encoding major pollen allergen Ole e 10-like isoform X4, producing MASSNVTMLAFCVALTLSELYTDVAEAVAQPLRHSHRKATKTWCVAKPSAEAAALQGNLEFACSESDCGAIQGTGGCTRPDSLLSRASVAMNAYYQARGRNTWNCFFNGTGLITITDPSLGACKYA from the exons aTGGCATCGTCCAATGTCACAATGCTCGCCTTCTGTGTTGCGCTCACACTATCAGAGCTTTACACTGACG TAGCAGAAGCAGTGGCACAACCGTTACGGCACAGTCACAGAAAG GCGACGAAGACCTGGTGCGTCGCCAAGCCATCGGCAGAGGCTGCGGCGCTGCAGGGCAACCTGGAGTTTGCCTGCTCCGAGAGCGACTGCGGCGCCATCCAAGGCACCGGCGGCTGCACCCGTCCTGACAGCCTGCTGTCGCGGGCGTCGGTGGCGATGAACGCCTACTACCAGGCAAGGGGGAGGAACACCTGGAACTGCTTCTTCAACGGCACCGGCCTCATCACCATCACCGACCCCA GTCTTGGCGCCTGCAAATATGCTTGA
- the LOC120677647 gene encoding major pollen allergen Ole e 10-like isoform X3: MASSNVTMLAFCVALTLSELYTDAVAEAVAQPLRHSHRKATKTWCVAKPSAEAAALQGNLEFACSESDCGAIQGTGGCTRPDSLLSRASVAMNAYYQARGRNTWNCFFNGTGLITITDPSLGACKYA, translated from the exons aTGGCATCGTCCAATGTCACAATGCTCGCCTTCTGTGTTGCGCTCACACTATCAGAGCTTTACACTGACG caGTAGCAGAAGCAGTGGCACAACCGTTACGGCACAGTCACAGAAAG GCGACGAAGACCTGGTGCGTCGCCAAGCCATCGGCAGAGGCTGCGGCGCTGCAGGGCAACCTGGAGTTTGCCTGCTCCGAGAGCGACTGCGGCGCCATCCAAGGCACCGGCGGCTGCACCCGTCCTGACAGCCTGCTGTCGCGGGCGTCGGTGGCGATGAACGCCTACTACCAGGCAAGGGGGAGGAACACCTGGAACTGCTTCTTCAACGGCACCGGCCTCATCACCATCACCGACCCCA GTCTTGGCGCCTGCAAATATGCTTGA
- the LOC120677647 gene encoding major pollen allergen Ole e 10-like isoform X2, which yields MASSNVTMLAFCVALTLSELYTDVAEAVAQPLRHSHRKATKTWCVAKPSAEAAALQGNLEFACSESDCGAIQGTGGCTRPDSLLSRASVAMNAYYQARGRNTWNCFFNGTGLITITDPSKQAESGVPCCK from the exons aTGGCATCGTCCAATGTCACAATGCTCGCCTTCTGTGTTGCGCTCACACTATCAGAGCTTTACACTGACG TAGCAGAAGCAGTGGCACAACCGTTACGGCACAGTCACAGAAAG GCGACGAAGACCTGGTGCGTCGCCAAGCCATCGGCAGAGGCTGCGGCGCTGCAGGGCAACCTGGAGTTTGCCTGCTCCGAGAGCGACTGCGGCGCCATCCAAGGCACCGGCGGCTGCACCCGTCCTGACAGCCTGCTGTCGCGGGCGTCGGTGGCGATGAACGCCTACTACCAGGCAAGGGGGAGGAACACCTGGAACTGCTTCTTCAACGGCACCGGCCTCATCACCATCACCGACCCCAGTAAGCAAGCAGAGAGTGGAGTACCTTGCTGTAAGTAA
- the LOC120677647 gene encoding major pollen allergen Ole e 10-like isoform X1 has product MASSNVTMLAFCVALTLSELYTDAVAEAVAQPLRHSHRKATKTWCVAKPSAEAAALQGNLEFACSESDCGAIQGTGGCTRPDSLLSRASVAMNAYYQARGRNTWNCFFNGTGLITITDPSKQAESGVPCCK; this is encoded by the exons aTGGCATCGTCCAATGTCACAATGCTCGCCTTCTGTGTTGCGCTCACACTATCAGAGCTTTACACTGACG caGTAGCAGAAGCAGTGGCACAACCGTTACGGCACAGTCACAGAAAG GCGACGAAGACCTGGTGCGTCGCCAAGCCATCGGCAGAGGCTGCGGCGCTGCAGGGCAACCTGGAGTTTGCCTGCTCCGAGAGCGACTGCGGCGCCATCCAAGGCACCGGCGGCTGCACCCGTCCTGACAGCCTGCTGTCGCGGGCGTCGGTGGCGATGAACGCCTACTACCAGGCAAGGGGGAGGAACACCTGGAACTGCTTCTTCAACGGCACCGGCCTCATCACCATCACCGACCCCAGTAAGCAAGCAGAGAGTGGAGTACCTTGCTGTAAGTAA
- the LOC120677646 gene encoding mediator of RNA polymerase II transcription subunit 21-like: protein MDIITQLQEQLSDMAMVAVNTFGPLQRDAPPDRLSSSYPDPLNPNPKPEEDAKPQAPAQPGAAPAPAPAPPPALPPQPPALDLAEHPKAMSHALVLAAKRFDALVAALPLSSEEDQLKRIQELQAENEVVGLELQKQLEAAELELKQVEALFNEATDNCINLKKPD from the exons ATGGACATCATCACGCAGCTGCAGGAGCAGCTCAGCGATATGGCCATGGTGGCGGTCAACACATTCGGCCCGCTGCAGCGGGACGCGCCGCCGGACCGCCTCTCCAGCAGCTACCCGGACCCGCTCAACCCCAACCCTAAGCCCGAGGAGGACGCCAAGCCCCAGGCCCCGGCCCagcccggcgcggcgccggcgccggcgccggcgccgcctcccgcgcttccgccgcagccgcccgcGCTCGACCTCGCCGAGCACCCCAAGGCCATGAGCCACGCCctcgtcctcgccgccaagAGG TTTGATGCACTTGTTGCCGCTTTGCCACTGTCATCAGAAGAGGATCAGTTGAAAAGAATCCAAGAGCTTCAG GCAGAGAATGAAGTTGTGGGATTGGAGCTTCAGAAACAACTTGAAGCTGCTG AACTGGAGTTGAAGCAAGTCGAGGCCTTGTTTAATGAAGCGACAGACAATTGTATAAATTTGAAGAAGCCAGATTAG